A single window of Desulfovibrio sp. G11 DNA harbors:
- a CDS encoding cytochrome ubiquinol oxidase subunit I, producing the protein MDVVMLSRLQFAVAVFFHFVFVPLTLGLSVIIAWMETRYVRTGDEFWKKQTKFWGKLFVINFTLGVVTGITLEFQFGTNWSRYSEYVGDIFGSLLAIEATVAFFLESTFLAVWHFGWNRVGKKLHLASIWLVAIAGNISALWIILANGFMQNPVGYYINEANNRAELSSFYDVVTNPYAWGMYAHTVIASWALGGFFVLGVSAWHLLRKSNTEFFSRSFRMVAPFTLIFVLLLALSGDQQGKTVAKYQPAKLAAMEAHWETQSDVPFYLLVWPDPENETNTVQALGIPGLLSWIAFDDVHAEVKGLKAFAKEDRPPVLPVFLTFRTMVALAGIFLVLSAWAFFQRKKENPNPLLLRLLVYNIPLPYIGLMVGWAVTEIGRQPWIVYNLMRTTDAVSPIPADNVVISLVAFIGVYSLLGILDIYLLRKFAIKGPDAQEV; encoded by the coding sequence ATGGACGTCGTAATGCTTTCGCGTCTGCAATTCGCTGTGGCCGTGTTTTTTCACTTTGTTTTCGTGCCTCTCACGCTGGGCCTCTCGGTAATTATTGCCTGGATGGAAACCCGCTATGTACGGACCGGGGACGAATTCTGGAAAAAACAGACCAAATTCTGGGGAAAACTTTTTGTCATCAACTTTACCTTGGGCGTGGTGACCGGGATTACACTGGAATTCCAGTTCGGCACCAACTGGTCAAGGTATTCTGAATATGTGGGCGATATTTTCGGCTCGCTGCTTGCCATTGAAGCCACGGTGGCCTTTTTTCTCGAGTCCACCTTTCTGGCGGTCTGGCACTTCGGCTGGAACCGTGTGGGCAAGAAGCTGCACCTCGCCTCCATATGGCTTGTGGCCATCGCAGGCAATATTTCTGCGCTCTGGATCATTCTTGCCAACGGCTTCATGCAGAACCCCGTGGGCTACTACATCAACGAAGCCAACAACCGCGCCGAGCTTTCAAGCTTTTATGATGTCGTTACAAACCCCTACGCCTGGGGCATGTATGCGCATACCGTCATAGCCTCGTGGGCGCTCGGCGGTTTCTTTGTGCTTGGCGTTTCGGCCTGGCATCTGCTGCGCAAGAGCAATACCGAATTTTTCAGTCGTTCTTTCAGGATGGTGGCGCCTTTTACCCTGATCTTCGTGCTGCTGCTGGCCCTTTCCGGCGACCAGCAGGGCAAGACCGTGGCCAAGTATCAGCCTGCCAAGCTGGCCGCTATGGAAGCGCACTGGGAAACACAGTCTGACGTGCCTTTCTATCTGCTGGTGTGGCCTGACCCGGAAAATGAAACAAATACCGTGCAGGCCCTCGGCATTCCCGGCCTGCTGAGCTGGATCGCCTTTGACGATGTGCACGCCGAGGTGAAGGGCCTCAAGGCTTTTGCCAAGGAAGACCGGCCCCCGGTACTGCCCGTGTTTTTGACATTCCGCACCATGGTGGCCCTGGCGGGCATATTTCTGGTGCTTTCGGCATGGGCCTTTTTCCAGCGCAAGAAGGAAAACCCCAACCCGTTGCTGCTCAGGCTGCTGGTGTACAATATTCCACTGCCCTACATCGGCCTGATGGTGGGCTGGGCCGTGACGGAAATCGGCCGCCAGCCATGGATCGTCTATAATCTCATGCGCACCACAGATGCCGTTTCGCCCATACCGGCCGACAATGTGGTCATTTCTCTGGTGGCCTTTATCGGCGTATACTCGCTGCTTGGCATTCTGGACATCTATCTGCTGCGCAAATTTGCCATCAAGGGCCCGGACGCCCAGGAGGTGTAG
- the cydB gene encoding cytochrome d ubiquinol oxidase subunit II, with protein sequence MLETTWFVLWALLWAVYFILDGFDLGMGSLLPFLGKDENERRIMYNAAGPFWDGNEVWLIAAGGVTFAAFPKAYAVMFSALYAPLLMLLFALIFRAVSFEFRSKVEHTAWRSLWDGVHFVANLVPCILLGVAFANLFMGIPVDAQGVYHGNLLALLNVYGLAGGIFFLCMFVLHGSLWLAIKSRGELQIRAVATASFVWPIMLVLLVAFLILTAFYTKLYDNYLAMPALLVLPLVALAGLIGARIMLHAGKLWLAWGFSALFILGVTFFGVMGMYPGMIISSIDPAATVTAFNGASSQLTLKIMLGVALVMVPIVLLYQFWMYRLFSAPVLPKDLDDEHAY encoded by the coding sequence ATGCTGGAAACAACCTGGTTTGTGCTGTGGGCATTGTTGTGGGCCGTGTACTTTATTCTGGACGGTTTTGACCTGGGCATGGGTTCATTGCTGCCCTTTCTGGGCAAAGACGAAAATGAACGGCGCATCATGTATAACGCCGCCGGGCCGTTCTGGGACGGCAACGAGGTATGGCTCATCGCCGCTGGCGGTGTGACCTTTGCGGCGTTTCCCAAGGCATATGCGGTCATGTTCAGCGCCCTGTACGCGCCGCTGCTGATGCTGCTCTTTGCCCTGATTTTCCGGGCGGTGTCTTTCGAGTTTCGCAGCAAGGTGGAGCATACCGCATGGCGCAGCCTGTGGGACGGCGTCCATTTTGTAGCCAATCTCGTCCCCTGCATTCTGCTGGGCGTGGCTTTTGCCAACCTGTTCATGGGCATCCCCGTGGATGCTCAGGGCGTGTATCACGGCAATCTGCTCGCCCTGCTCAATGTCTACGGACTGGCAGGCGGCATATTCTTCCTCTGCATGTTCGTGCTGCACGGGTCCCTGTGGCTGGCCATAAAAAGTCGGGGCGAACTGCAGATCCGCGCGGTGGCCACGGCCAGCTTTGTGTGGCCCATCATGCTTGTGCTGCTGGTGGCCTTTCTTATCCTTACAGCGTTTTACACCAAGCTGTACGATAACTATCTGGCCATGCCCGCGCTGCTTGTTCTGCCCCTGGTGGCCCTCGCGGGCCTGATCGGTGCGCGCATAATGCTGCATGCGGGCAAACTGTGGCTGGCCTGGGGCTTCAGCGCTCTTTTCATCCTGGGCGTTACCTTCTTTGGCGTTATGGGCATGTACCCGGGTATGATCATTTCTTCCATTGACCCGGCCGCCACTGTCACGGCCTTCAACGGCGCTTCAAGCCAGCTGACGCTCAAGATTATGCTGGGTGTGGCGCTTGTGATGGTTCCCATCGTACTGCTGTACCAGTTCTGGATGTACCGGCTGTTCTCCGCGCCGGTGCTGCCCAAGGATCTGGATGACGAGCATGCGTACTAG
- the lepA gene encoding translation elongation factor 4 produces MVKQENIRNFCIIAHIDHGKSTLADRILELTQVVSQREARQQYLDRMDLERERGITIKAQTVRIPYIAADGQEYELNLIDTPGHVDFNYEVSRSLAACEGALLVVDATQGVEAQTLANVYLALDHDHEVIPVLNKIDLPSAEVDRVKAEIEESIGLDCSQALPVSAKTGMGVDAVLEAIVHHLPAPKGDRAAPLKALIFDSWYDSYQGVVVLFRIMDGSVRKGDTVRLMSTGKEYEVLRLGVFSPEPTDVKELFAGEVGFLCGSIKELGDARVGDTITHADRPAETAVPGFKEVKAMVFCGLYPTESEDYENLKAALEKLQLNDAAFSYEPETSQALGFGFRCGFLGLLHMEIIQERLEREFEVGLIATAPSVVYKVVTMDGKTLEIDNPSHLPDPTKIDTLYEPYVSMDIHVPNEYVGNVMKLCEEKRGTQKNLHYLAANRVVVTYELPFAEIVYDFFDRLKSATRGYASMDYHPLDYRASDLVRLDIMLNSEPVDALAVIVHRDRAYTYGRGLALKLKRTIPRQLFQVAIQAAIGQKIIARETVSAFRKDVTAKCYGGDISRKRKLLEKQKEGKRRMKRMGNVELPQEAFLAALKVGDE; encoded by the coding sequence ATGGTAAAGCAAGAAAATATACGCAATTTTTGCATTATTGCCCACATCGACCACGGCAAGTCAACCCTGGCCGACCGCATTCTTGAGCTTACCCAGGTGGTTAGCCAGCGTGAGGCGCGGCAGCAATATCTTGACAGAATGGATCTCGAACGCGAACGCGGCATTACCATCAAGGCCCAGACCGTCCGCATTCCCTACATTGCCGCCGATGGTCAGGAATATGAGCTGAACCTCATCGATACCCCCGGCCACGTGGACTTCAACTATGAAGTTTCACGCTCGCTGGCGGCCTGCGAAGGCGCTCTTCTGGTGGTGGACGCCACCCAGGGTGTGGAAGCGCAGACCCTGGCCAACGTCTATCTGGCTCTGGACCACGACCATGAAGTCATTCCCGTGCTCAACAAGATAGACCTGCCCAGCGCTGAGGTTGACCGCGTCAAGGCTGAAATTGAAGAAAGCATCGGCCTCGACTGCTCCCAGGCCCTCCCCGTGTCCGCTAAAACAGGCATGGGCGTGGACGCCGTGCTGGAAGCCATCGTGCACCATCTGCCCGCGCCCAAAGGAGACCGGGCGGCCCCGCTCAAGGCACTTATTTTTGACTCCTGGTACGACAGCTACCAGGGCGTGGTGGTGCTTTTTCGCATCATGGACGGCAGCGTACGCAAGGGCGACACCGTGCGCCTCATGAGTACTGGCAAGGAATACGAAGTGCTGCGCCTGGGTGTTTTTTCGCCCGAGCCTACTGACGTCAAAGAACTTTTCGCCGGCGAGGTGGGTTTTCTCTGCGGCTCGATCAAGGAACTGGGCGATGCCCGTGTGGGTGATACCATCACCCATGCCGACCGCCCCGCAGAAACGGCGGTTCCCGGCTTCAAGGAAGTGAAAGCCATGGTTTTCTGCGGGCTTTACCCCACAGAATCCGAAGATTATGAAAACCTCAAGGCTGCACTGGAAAAACTCCAGCTCAACGACGCCGCATTTTCCTACGAACCGGAAACTTCGCAGGCTCTCGGCTTCGGCTTCCGCTGCGGTTTTCTGGGTCTTCTGCATATGGAAATCATCCAGGAGCGCCTGGAGCGGGAATTTGAGGTGGGGCTTATCGCCACCGCGCCTTCCGTGGTTTACAAGGTGGTGACGATGGACGGCAAAACGCTGGAAATTGACAACCCCAGCCACCTGCCCGACCCTACAAAAATCGACACCCTTTATGAACCCTACGTGAGTATGGATATTCATGTGCCCAACGAATACGTGGGCAACGTCATGAAACTTTGCGAAGAAAAACGCGGCACACAGAAAAACCTGCACTACCTTGCCGCCAACCGCGTGGTGGTTACCTACGAACTGCCTTTTGCCGAAATTGTTTACGATTTCTTTGACCGGCTCAAATCGGCCACGCGCGGCTATGCCTCTATGGATTATCATCCGCTGGACTACCGTGCCTCTGACCTGGTGCGCCTGGACATCATGCTCAACAGCGAACCCGTCGACGCCCTGGCCGTCATCGTGCACCGCGACCGTGCCTATACCTACGGCCGCGGACTGGCCCTCAAGCTCAAGCGCACCATTCCGCGCCAGCTTTTCCAGGTAGCCATTCAGGCGGCCATCGGCCAGAAGATTATCGCCCGCGAAACGGTCTCCGCCTTCCGCAAGGACGTGACAGCCAAATGTTACGGCGGCGATATAAGCCGTAAACGCAAACTCCTGGAAAAACAGAAAGAAGGTAAACGCCGTATGAAGCGCATGGGCAACGTGGAACTGCCGCAGGAGGCATTTCTGGCGGCCCTCAAGGTGGGCGACGAGTAG
- a CDS encoding TetR family transcriptional regulator, protein MSKPRSIDRDRVLDMAEDIVTEGGATALTIGAVAQAAGISKGGVQSCFGTKSGLVQAMAGRWAANYDECLEKVTGRPVEQISDLEKVQAHVRITAAEERLNVRAACHLAMLMESDDLREWIRRWHAARLENLQPGSDEERAARIAYLAAEGAFLLRYFGLLEMDDRQWQSVFEDIAALLGPASGRVARGRE, encoded by the coding sequence ATGAGCAAGCCCCGTTCCATTGACCGTGACCGGGTTTTGGACATGGCGGAAGACATTGTCACCGAAGGTGGCGCAACAGCGCTGACCATCGGCGCGGTGGCACAGGCGGCCGGCATCTCCAAGGGGGGCGTTCAGTCCTGCTTTGGAACCAAGAGCGGGCTGGTGCAGGCCATGGCCGGGCGCTGGGCCGCAAATTACGATGAATGCCTGGAGAAGGTGACAGGCCGCCCCGTGGAGCAGATTTCTGATCTGGAAAAAGTCCAGGCACATGTGCGCATAACCGCCGCTGAAGAGCGCCTGAACGTCAGGGCAGCATGCCATCTGGCCATGCTGATGGAGTCTGACGACCTGCGGGAGTGGATTCGGCGCTGGCATGCTGCGCGTCTTGAAAATTTACAACCGGGCAGTGACGAAGAACGCGCTGCCCGTATCGCCTACCTGGCGGCTGAAGGGGCTTTTCTTTTACGGTATTTCGGTTTGCTGGAAATGGACGACAGGCAGTGGCAGAGCGTGTTTGAAGACATTGCCGCCCTGCTGGGGCCTGCTTCCGGTCGCGTTGCACGGGGGCGGGAATAA